A genomic region of Sphingobium sp. HWE2-09 contains the following coding sequences:
- a CDS encoding DUF1013 domain-containing protein, producing MPHATASWLVDNSALSFDQIAEFCGLHILEVQAIADDTASIKYTGRDPVRAHEVTMEEIHKGENNPDYRLKMLKGPEPVRRTKGPRYTPVSKRQDKPDGIAWILRNHPEVSDGAIGKLIGTTRTTIAAIRDRTHWNISNITPKDPVTLGLCSQRELDALVAKAAKKAGIEAPTDSRLDGDREALIEELRRERQETVRRAEEALKAETDLISATATIIDPFSNNKGEV from the coding sequence ATGCCTCACGCGACCGCCAGCTGGCTGGTCGACAATAGCGCTCTGAGCTTCGACCAGATCGCGGAATTTTGCGGGCTTCACATCCTGGAAGTGCAGGCGATCGCGGACGACACCGCCAGCATCAAATATACCGGCCGCGATCCGGTGCGCGCGCATGAAGTCACCATGGAAGAAATCCATAAGGGTGAGAATAACCCCGATTATCGCCTCAAGATGCTCAAAGGCCCGGAGCCGGTCCGCCGGACCAAGGGGCCGCGCTACACCCCCGTCAGCAAGCGTCAGGACAAGCCCGATGGCATCGCCTGGATCCTGCGCAACCACCCCGAAGTCTCGGACGGCGCGATCGGCAAGCTGATCGGCACGACCCGCACCACCATCGCCGCGATCCGCGACCGGACCCACTGGAACATCTCCAACATCACGCCCAAGGATCCGGTAACGCTGGGCCTGTGTTCGCAGCGCGAACTGGATGCGCTGGTCGCGAAGGCCGCGAAGAAGGCAGGCATCGAAGCGCCCACCGATTCGCGCCTGGATGGCGATCGCGAAGCCCTGATCGAGGAACTACGCCGTGAGCGTCAGGAGACGGTGCGTCGCGCCGAAGAGGCACTGAAGGCAGAGACGGATCTGATTTCCGCCACCGCGACGATCATCGATCCCTTCAGCAACAACAAGGGCGAGGTGTGA
- a CDS encoding long-chain-fatty-acid--CoA ligase has product MESKEKIWRERYQHPTVWDQTFPPLSMGDMVVNSANAHPDAPMIDFMGRQFSYGAMLRQIRCIACGLQKMGVQKGDRVGLYLPNTPHYVAAYYGALMAGAIVVNFSPLYTAAELEHQVEDSGTKILFTLSAKALLPTALEVLEDSTLETLIVGSVAEVLSPVKSLLFRWFKASESVPLPDDPRVIRYDRFIANDGGCAMPVIDPVHDVALLQYTGGTTGTPKGAMLTHQNLTANARQAQAIDPHANEADRIIAVLPFFHVFANTCTLNRTVMNGGEMVMLPRFDAAQVLAAVQRVKATSLPGVPTMFQALLDHPAIRNIDFSSLRACISGGAPLALELKQKFEAATGAQLIEGYGLTETSPIVCSNPYEGLNKTGTVGQPVPGTRVKLVDREDPTRPPPEGEPGELLFAGPQVMKGYWNRPDADAEVFIGEFVRTGDVGLIDEDGYVKIVDRLKDMIAVGGFKVFPSQVEAVLYHHPAVKEALVIGVPDHYRGEQPKAFVTLNEGAEIDGAALKDWANPQLGKHERVCEVEVRLNLPKTLVGKLSRKELVAEERAKADAARQQAGTVA; this is encoded by the coding sequence ATGGAGAGCAAAGAAAAAATCTGGCGAGAACGCTACCAGCACCCGACTGTCTGGGACCAGACATTCCCCCCGCTGTCGATGGGCGACATGGTCGTGAACAGCGCCAACGCCCATCCCGATGCGCCGATGATCGACTTCATGGGTCGGCAATTCAGCTATGGCGCGATGCTGCGGCAGATCCGCTGCATCGCTTGCGGTCTGCAAAAAATGGGCGTGCAAAAGGGCGACCGTGTCGGCCTCTATCTGCCCAACACCCCCCATTATGTCGCGGCCTATTATGGCGCGCTGATGGCCGGCGCGATCGTCGTCAACTTCTCTCCGCTCTACACCGCCGCCGAACTGGAACATCAGGTCGAAGATAGCGGGACGAAAATCCTCTTCACCCTGTCGGCCAAGGCGCTGTTGCCCACCGCGCTGGAAGTGCTGGAGGACAGTACGCTCGAAACCCTGATAGTGGGGTCGGTCGCCGAAGTCCTCTCGCCGGTCAAATCGCTGCTGTTCCGCTGGTTCAAGGCCAGCGAGAGCGTCCCCCTGCCGGACGATCCGCGTGTGATCCGCTACGACCGCTTCATCGCCAATGACGGCGGATGCGCGATGCCGGTGATCGATCCGGTCCACGACGTCGCTTTGCTGCAATATACCGGGGGCACCACCGGCACGCCCAAGGGCGCGATGCTGACGCATCAGAACCTCACCGCCAATGCGCGGCAGGCGCAGGCGATCGATCCCCACGCCAACGAAGCGGATCGCATCATCGCGGTGCTGCCCTTCTTCCACGTCTTCGCCAACACCTGCACGCTCAACCGTACGGTGATGAACGGTGGGGAAATGGTGATGCTGCCCCGCTTCGACGCGGCGCAGGTGCTGGCGGCGGTGCAGCGGGTCAAGGCGACGTCGCTCCCCGGCGTGCCGACCATGTTCCAGGCGCTGCTGGATCATCCCGCCATCCGCAACATCGACTTTTCCTCACTGCGCGCCTGCATCTCCGGCGGCGCGCCCTTGGCGCTGGAACTCAAGCAGAAGTTTGAAGCCGCGACCGGCGCGCAACTGATCGAAGGCTATGGCCTCACCGAAACCAGCCCGATCGTCTGTTCCAACCCCTATGAAGGGCTGAACAAGACCGGCACCGTGGGACAACCGGTGCCCGGTACGCGGGTCAAGCTGGTCGATCGCGAAGACCCGACCCGCCCCCCGCCCGAAGGCGAACCGGGCGAACTGCTCTTCGCTGGACCCCAGGTGATGAAGGGCTATTGGAACCGGCCGGACGCCGACGCCGAAGTCTTCATCGGCGAATTCGTCCGCACCGGCGATGTCGGCCTGATCGACGAAGACGGCTATGTGAAGATCGTCGACCGGTTGAAGGACATGATCGCCGTGGGCGGGTTCAAGGTCTTCCCCAGCCAGGTGGAAGCCGTCCTCTACCATCATCCCGCGGTCAAGGAGGCGCTGGTGATCGGCGTGCCCGACCATTATCGCGGCGAACAGCCCAAGGCGTTCGTAACCCTGAACGAAGGGGCCGAGATCGACGGCGCGGCGCTCAAGGACTGGGCCAACCCGCAACTGGGCAAGCATGAACGGGTGTGCGAGGTGGAGGTCCGCCTGAACCTGCCCAAGACGCTGGTCGGCAAGCTGTCGCGCAAGGAATTGGTGGCCGAGGAGCGGGCGAAGGCAGACGCGGCGCGGCAACAGGCTGGAACCGTGGCCTGA
- the msrA gene encoding peptide-methionine (S)-S-oxide reductase MsrA, which translates to MAQEIATLAGGCFWCTEAVYQNLKGVESVESGYIGGERPDPTYEQVCSGTTGHAEAIRITYDPAVISYADLLDIFFATHNPTTLNRQGNDVGTQYRSAIFPHSPEQEDAARAGIERAQADQSDPIVTTIEPDAPWYPAEDYHQKYWDRVGTQNPYCLAVIPPKLAKLRKGFATRIEA; encoded by the coding sequence ATGGCGCAGGAAATCGCGACGCTGGCCGGTGGCTGCTTCTGGTGCACCGAAGCGGTCTATCAGAATCTCAAGGGCGTCGAGAGCGTGGAAAGCGGCTATATCGGCGGGGAGCGCCCCGATCCGACCTATGAACAGGTCTGTTCGGGCACCACCGGCCATGCCGAAGCGATCCGCATCACCTATGACCCGGCGGTCATCAGCTATGCCGACCTGCTCGACATCTTCTTCGCCACGCATAATCCCACGACGCTGAACCGCCAGGGCAACGACGTCGGCACCCAATATCGCTCCGCCATCTTCCCCCATTCGCCCGAACAGGAAGACGCCGCCCGCGCCGGTATCGAACGCGCCCAGGCAGACCAGAGCGACCCGATCGTCACCACGATCGAACCGGACGCCCCCTGGTATCCGGCTGAGGATTATCACCAGAAATATTGGGACCGGGTCGGCACCCAGAACCCCTATTGCCTGGCGGTCATCCCCCCCAAACTCGCCAAACTCCGCAAAGGCTTCGCAACCCGCATTGAGGCATAA
- a CDS encoding L-threonylcarbamoyladenylate synthase, whose product MTIAHPAYSTKCCQYGTESLREAALLIRAGEPVAVPTETVYGLAADATDSHAVAAIYSAKGRPSFNPLIVHVADRAMAGRLADFSAVADGLAEHFWPGPLTLVLPVRADSGLSALVTAGLPTVALRLPAHPAMRALIRESGCPLAAPSANRSGAISPTRADHVLASLDGKIRMILDEGPTSEGLESTIVAPMADRVRLLRPGPVTAAMLEDATGLPVVVGDDAKIEAPGQLESHYAPSKPVRLNAMRAEADEYLIGFGLMPCHINLSQEADLREAAAHLFAALHIADASAAMRIAVAPIPDEGIGAAINDRLRRAAA is encoded by the coding sequence GTGACTATCGCTCATCCAGCCTATTCCACCAAATGCTGCCAATATGGCACGGAGTCTCTGCGCGAAGCGGCGCTGCTGATCCGTGCGGGGGAGCCGGTGGCGGTGCCGACCGAGACGGTCTATGGCCTGGCGGCCGACGCGACCGACAGCCATGCCGTCGCCGCCATCTACAGCGCGAAGGGGCGACCCAGTTTCAATCCATTGATAGTCCATGTCGCCGACCGGGCGATGGCGGGGCGATTGGCCGATTTTTCCGCCGTGGCCGATGGGCTGGCGGAGCATTTCTGGCCGGGGCCGTTGACGCTGGTGTTGCCGGTGCGAGCCGATAGCGGCCTATCGGCGCTAGTGACGGCGGGGTTACCGACCGTCGCGCTGCGGCTGCCCGCGCATCCGGCGATGCGGGCGCTGATCCGGGAAAGCGGCTGTCCCCTCGCCGCGCCGTCCGCCAATCGCAGCGGTGCGATCAGCCCGACGCGCGCCGACCATGTGCTCGCCAGCCTGGATGGCAAAATCCGCATGATTTTGGACGAAGGGCCGACCAGCGAGGGGCTGGAATCGACCATCGTCGCGCCGATGGCGGATCGGGTGCGGCTGCTGCGGCCCGGTCCGGTGACGGCCGCGATGCTGGAGGATGCCACTGGGCTGCCGGTCGTGGTGGGCGATGATGCGAAGATCGAGGCGCCGGGGCAGTTGGAGAGCCACTATGCGCCGTCCAAGCCGGTGCGGTTGAACGCGATGCGGGCGGAAGCGGACGAGTATCTGATCGGCTTTGGCCTGATGCCATGTCACATCAATTTGAGCCAGGAAGCCGATCTGCGTGAAGCGGCGGCGCATCTGTTTGCTGCCCTGCATATCGCGGATGCCAGCGCGGCGATGCGGATCGCGGTGGCGCCTATTCCCGACGAGGGGATTGGCGCGGCGATCAATGACAGGTTGCGGCGCGCGGCGGCTTGA
- a CDS encoding ATP-binding protein has translation MTDALLTRIAEALERLAPPPAPSADLAAFPAYVWDGTAIHAVDAFAPVDFDLLTGIDAQKGALLDNSRRHAAGHAAHDVLLWGARGTGKSAAVASVVGQLQGQGQDIALLQCAIDELASLPALFALLRQTTRPFILFLDDLGFEEQGAGDARMLRSLLQGGTAARPANVRLYVTSNRRHIVPRHLSEQDDPINPRDVVDDRMALSDRFGLSLGFHALDQDAYVAIVSGYAAKLGLTFDPLEAIQWATQRGSRSGRVAWQYVVELAGRNRLTV, from the coding sequence ATGACCGACGCACTTCTCACCCGCATCGCCGAAGCGCTGGAACGGCTGGCACCGCCGCCCGCGCCATCCGCCGACCTTGCTGCCTTTCCCGCCTATGTCTGGGACGGGACGGCGATCCATGCGGTGGATGCGTTCGCGCCGGTGGATTTCGATTTGTTGACCGGGATCGACGCGCAGAAGGGCGCGCTGCTCGACAACAGCCGTCGCCACGCCGCGGGCCATGCCGCGCATGACGTGCTGCTGTGGGGCGCACGCGGCACCGGCAAGTCGGCCGCCGTGGCCTCCGTTGTCGGCCAGTTGCAGGGGCAGGGGCAGGACATCGCGCTGCTGCAATGCGCGATCGATGAACTGGCGAGCCTGCCAGCACTCTTTGCCCTGCTGCGGCAGACGACGCGGCCCTTCATCCTGTTCCTCGATGATCTGGGGTTTGAGGAACAGGGCGCGGGCGACGCCCGGATGCTGCGCTCCCTGCTCCAGGGCGGCACGGCGGCACGGCCCGCGAACGTGCGCCTCTACGTCACATCCAACCGCCGCCATATTGTGCCGCGCCACCTGTCGGAGCAGGACGATCCTATCAACCCACGCGATGTGGTGGACGACCGGATGGCGCTGTCAGACCGCTTCGGCCTCAGCCTCGGCTTCCACGCGCTCGACCAGGACGCCTATGTCGCGATCGTCAGCGGCTATGCGGCCAAGCTCGGCCTGACGTTCGACCCACTGGAAGCGATCCAGTGGGCAACCCAGCGCGGCAGCCGCTCCGGCCGGGTCGCTTGGCAATATGTGGTCGAACTAGCCGGACGGAACAGGCTGACCGTCTAA
- a CDS encoding PQQ-dependent sugar dehydrogenase has protein sequence MKKHIIALLIIVVLIAGGLFLYLAQGDTAQLPPGADTGREPVFTGARSEMIPTVNVADVKPWTGNETPVAANGLRVARYADGLAHPRSLLTLPNGDILVAETNSPPRPQGGIVNKVMGYLMNKAGAGVPSANRITLLRDADGDGRAETKTVFLSGLHSPYGMALIGDTLYVANTDALMAFPYKVGDTKIGAKGRKILNLPAQAPNNHWTRSLVASPSGLLYVGVGSNSNIGENGLESEANRALVLEVNPKTGAYRTFAAGLRNPVGLAFEPKSGALWGVVNERDMLGSDLVPDYLTRVEFGAFYGWPWNYWGGYEDRRVQPQRPELREYTHRPDYALGNHVAPLGLTFVDKLQLGAPFTDGAIVGLHGSWNRKPAAGYKVVYVGFADGEAGKAKPVDLLTGFLDKDGNARGRPVDVAADAKGALLVSDDVGGVVWRVTKAQ, from the coding sequence ATGAAAAAGCATATCATCGCCCTCCTAATTATCGTCGTCCTGATCGCGGGCGGCCTGTTCCTATATCTGGCGCAGGGCGACACGGCGCAATTGCCGCCGGGCGCGGATACCGGGCGCGAGCCGGTGTTTACCGGCGCGCGCAGCGAGATGATCCCGACAGTCAATGTCGCCGACGTCAAACCGTGGACGGGCAATGAGACGCCCGTGGCGGCCAATGGGCTGCGCGTGGCGCGCTATGCCGATGGGCTGGCCCATCCCCGGTCGCTGCTGACCCTACCCAATGGCGACATATTGGTGGCGGAAACCAACAGCCCGCCCCGGCCGCAGGGCGGTATCGTCAACAAGGTGATGGGCTATCTGATGAACAAGGCGGGCGCCGGAGTGCCGTCCGCCAATCGCATCACATTGCTGCGCGACGCCGATGGCGACGGGCGCGCGGAAACCAAGACGGTCTTCCTGTCCGGCCTCCATTCGCCCTATGGCATGGCGCTGATCGGCGACACGCTTTATGTGGCCAATACCGATGCGCTGATGGCCTTTCCCTATAAGGTGGGCGATACGAAGATCGGCGCGAAGGGGCGCAAGATTCTGAACCTGCCCGCGCAGGCGCCGAACAATCACTGGACCCGCAGCCTGGTCGCCAGCCCTTCGGGCCTGCTTTATGTCGGGGTCGGCTCCAACAGCAATATCGGCGAAAACGGGCTGGAGAGCGAAGCCAATCGCGCATTGGTGCTGGAGGTCAATCCCAAGACGGGGGCGTATCGCACCTTTGCGGCGGGGCTGCGCAATCCGGTAGGGTTGGCGTTCGAACCCAAGAGCGGGGCTTTGTGGGGCGTGGTCAATGAGCGTGACATGCTGGGCAGCGACCTGGTCCCCGACTATCTGACGAGGGTGGAGTTCGGCGCTTTCTATGGTTGGCCCTGGAACTACTGGGGCGGTTATGAGGATCGGCGCGTGCAGCCGCAGCGGCCGGAGCTGCGCGAATATACCCACCGCCCCGACTATGCGCTGGGCAATCATGTCGCGCCGCTGGGCCTGACCTTCGTCGATAAGCTGCAACTGGGCGCGCCCTTTACCGACGGCGCGATCGTGGGCCTGCATGGCAGCTGGAACCGCAAACCGGCCGCCGGATATAAAGTGGTTTATGTGGGCTTTGCCGATGGCGAGGCGGGCAAGGCCAAGCCGGTGGACCTGCTGACCGGCTTCCTGGACAAGGATGGCAATGCGCGTGGCCGCCCGGTCGATGTCGCGGCTGATGCCAAGGGCGCGTTGCTGGTCAGCGACGATGTCGGTGGCGTGGTGTGGCGGGTGACGAAGGCGCAGTGA
- the argC gene encoding N-acetyl-gamma-glutamyl-phosphate reductase: MSTNVFIDGGHGTTGIEIADRLAGRPELTLITVPEAQRRDAGARRDALNAADVVILCLPDDAAREAVALIDNDRTRVIDASTAHRVANGWTYGFPELEPGHRERLANSRFVANPGCWPTGFLALVRPLVLAGLLPADWPVTVSGASGYSGGGKAMIAEYEGSGGAPSAFRPYGLALGHKHVPEVTRYSGLAHPPLFAPAVANAYRGMIVEVPLQLRVMPGAPALGDIHAALADAYAGSAIVSVASLDESAAMGQVTLEHVGATDRLALFVFGDAASGQARLVAALDNLGKGAAGAAVQNLNILAGLPETAGLRL, translated from the coding sequence ATGAGCACGAATGTTTTTATCGACGGCGGGCATGGCACCACCGGTATCGAGATCGCCGATCGGCTGGCCGGTCGCCCGGAATTGACGCTGATCACCGTGCCGGAAGCGCAGCGCCGGGACGCTGGCGCGCGGCGCGATGCGTTGAACGCGGCCGATGTCGTCATCCTGTGCCTGCCCGACGATGCCGCGCGGGAGGCCGTGGCGCTGATCGACAATGATCGCACCCGCGTGATCGACGCATCGACCGCGCATCGCGTGGCGAACGGATGGACCTATGGCTTTCCCGAACTGGAGCCGGGCCATCGCGAGCGGTTGGCGAACAGCCGCTTCGTCGCCAATCCGGGCTGCTGGCCGACCGGTTTCCTGGCGCTGGTGCGGCCGCTGGTGCTGGCAGGGTTGCTGCCCGCAGACTGGCCGGTGACGGTATCGGGCGCATCGGGCTATTCGGGTGGCGGCAAGGCGATGATCGCCGAGTATGAAGGGTCAGGCGGCGCACCCAGCGCGTTTCGGCCCTATGGCCTGGCGCTGGGGCATAAGCATGTGCCGGAAGTGACCCGCTATTCGGGTCTGGCGCATCCGCCGCTTTTTGCCCCTGCCGTGGCGAACGCCTATCGCGGGATGATCGTGGAAGTGCCGTTGCAGTTGCGGGTGATGCCGGGCGCACCGGCGCTGGGCGATATCCATGCGGCGTTGGCGGACGCCTATGCCGGATCGGCGATCGTCAGCGTCGCGTCGCTGGATGAGAGCGCGGCGATGGGCCAGGTGACGCTGGAGCATGTCGGGGCGACGGACCGGCTGGCGCTGTTCGTGTTCGGCGATGCGGCGAGCGGCCAGGCGCGGCTGGTCGCGGCGCTGGACAATCTGGGCAAGGGCGCGGCAGGGGCTGCGGTGCAGAACCTCAATATATTGGCGGGATTGCCGGAGACGGCGGGATTGCGACTTTAG
- a CDS encoding C40 family peptidase — MTGTITSPRNRPPERTRFELDGRSVALDRRIHAARGDLADLSLAGVLFSAHYARAVPLTCVAPGSAILSAASPTGEAVSELLRGETFHALDVMTDWAWGFCGHDGYVGYIRREALDLLETPTHRIIVGSAPLFCAPDIKAPIADHWPGGALFTGEAQDDFIACAEGYIHVRHAEPVEARPTDWVAVAERYLGQPYIWGGRGHRGIDCSGLVQVALGQTGVCVPRDTDLQCEGIGMPIDSEAALQRGDLIFFPGHVGIMTDARTLLHANAHWMAVVKEPLADVVARLADTHPQPVIARRRISA, encoded by the coding sequence ATGACAGGCACGATTACCTCCCCGCGGAATAGACCGCCCGAACGAACCCGTTTCGAACTGGACGGACGCTCCGTAGCGCTGGACCGCCGTATCCACGCGGCGCGCGGCGACCTCGCCGACCTTTCGCTGGCAGGCGTGTTGTTTTCGGCCCATTATGCGCGGGCCGTCCCCCTTACCTGCGTTGCGCCCGGTTCCGCTATCCTGTCGGCGGCGTCGCCCACCGGCGAGGCCGTGAGCGAATTGCTGCGCGGCGAGACATTTCATGCGCTGGACGTGATGACCGACTGGGCCTGGGGCTTTTGCGGCCATGACGGCTATGTCGGCTATATCCGGCGCGAGGCGCTGGACCTGCTGGAAACGCCCACCCATCGCATCATCGTGGGAAGCGCGCCGCTATTTTGCGCGCCGGACATCAAGGCGCCGATCGCCGACCATTGGCCGGGCGGCGCACTGTTCACGGGCGAGGCGCAGGACGACTTTATCGCATGCGCCGAAGGCTATATCCATGTCCGGCATGCCGAACCGGTCGAAGCCCGGCCGACCGATTGGGTGGCGGTGGCGGAACGCTATCTGGGCCAGCCCTATATCTGGGGTGGGCGCGGCCATCGCGGGATCGACTGTTCGGGGCTGGTGCAAGTGGCGCTGGGCCAGACGGGCGTTTGCGTGCCGCGCGACACCGACCTGCAATGCGAAGGCATCGGGATGCCGATCGACAGCGAGGCGGCGTTGCAGCGCGGCGACCTGATCTTCTTCCCCGGCCATGTCGGCATCATGACCGACGCCCGGACGTTGCTGCACGCCAACGCCCATTGGATGGCGGTGGTCAAGGAACCGCTGGCGGACGTCGTCGCCCGATTGGCCGACACGCATCCGCAGCCTGTGATCGCGCGGCGGAGGATCAGCGCATGA
- a CDS encoding MarR family winged helix-turn-helix transcriptional regulator yields the protein MNAQTLTETERSGLQSIGQWMRTLVDYVRSGKPDLTNRQMALMMTVYIGSGPHTVRGLAEALHVSKPVITRALNKLSALGYLRRERDVTDRRNIFITRTPKGAEFLDAFHHFIAGTARDDRHDYLPAE from the coding sequence ATGAACGCGCAAACCCTAACTGAAACCGAACGCTCCGGCCTTCAATCCATTGGGCAGTGGATGCGCACTCTTGTCGATTATGTCCGGTCCGGGAAACCCGACCTGACCAACCGGCAGATGGCTTTGATGATGACAGTGTATATCGGTTCAGGCCCGCATACGGTGCGCGGACTGGCCGAGGCGCTGCATGTGTCAAAGCCCGTCATCACCCGGGCGCTGAACAAGCTGTCGGCGCTGGGTTACCTCCGCCGGGAGCGCGATGTGACGGATCGTCGCAATATTTTCATCACCCGGACGCCAAAAGGGGCGGAATTTCTTGACGCCTTTCACCATTTCATCGCAGGAACCGCCCGCGATGACAGGCACGATTACCTCCCCGCGGAATAG
- a CDS encoding leucyl aminopeptidase family protein, with protein MTDFSDLLKADNQQPARSIQLIDAKGYDAWLTGQPAAVRAMVAAQKFRGLPHEHAVLPGAKAEEWTVVAGVASSAALGSWCLARLAESLPEGVYRLADGAVGAAALGWLTAQYRFDRYRRDDAVVGGRTLLTGDVAQVAPMVQLAQAVALVRDLVNTPAADMGPPDLEAAVERVAAAFDAKVTTTRGDALEQGYPMIHAVGKAADKGFAPRLIELTWGDPAAPRIAVVGKGICFDSGGLDIKPSSGMRLMKKDMGGAAHALALAQLIMAARLPVRLHLLIPAAENAIAGNAFRPGDVLRTRKGLSVEIGNTDAEGRLVLGDALTRAGEEKPELVVDFATLTGAARVAVGPDLPALFANDDALAADMAAAGTAVDDPTWRLPLWDGYADMLKSDVADINNAGEGGFAGAITAALFLKRFVPDDTPWLHLDTFAWRPTSKPGRPKGGEALGLRAVFRMLQRRYRARA; from the coding sequence ATGACCGATTTTTCCGACCTGCTCAAAGCCGACAACCAGCAGCCCGCCCGATCGATCCAACTGATCGACGCCAAAGGCTATGACGCGTGGCTGACGGGCCAACCGGCGGCGGTGCGGGCGATGGTGGCGGCGCAGAAATTTCGCGGATTGCCGCATGAGCATGCGGTCCTGCCGGGCGCGAAGGCCGAGGAATGGACGGTGGTCGCAGGGGTGGCGTCCAGCGCGGCGTTGGGATCGTGGTGCCTGGCGCGGCTGGCGGAGAGTTTGCCAGAAGGCGTGTATCGACTGGCGGACGGCGCGGTGGGCGCAGCGGCGCTGGGCTGGCTGACGGCGCAATATCGGTTCGATCGCTATCGGCGGGACGATGCGGTCGTGGGCGGGCGGACGTTGCTGACCGGCGATGTCGCGCAGGTCGCGCCGATGGTGCAATTGGCGCAGGCCGTCGCGCTGGTCCGCGATCTGGTCAATACGCCCGCCGCCGACATGGGGCCGCCCGATCTGGAAGCGGCGGTGGAGAGGGTCGCAGCGGCGTTCGATGCGAAGGTGACGACGACGCGCGGCGATGCGCTGGAGCAGGGCTATCCCATGATCCATGCGGTGGGGAAAGCGGCGGACAAGGGCTTCGCGCCCCGCCTCATCGAACTGACATGGGGCGATCCGGCCGCGCCGCGCATCGCGGTGGTGGGCAAGGGCATCTGTTTCGACAGTGGCGGGCTAGACATCAAGCCGTCTTCGGGGATGCGCCTGATGAAGAAGGATATGGGCGGCGCGGCCCATGCACTGGCGCTGGCGCAGTTGATCATGGCGGCGCGGCTGCCGGTGCGGTTGCACCTGCTGATCCCGGCGGCGGAAAATGCGATTGCGGGCAATGCCTTCCGCCCCGGCGATGTCCTGCGCACGCGCAAGGGGTTGAGCGTGGAGATCGGCAATACCGATGCCGAAGGGCGGCTGGTGCTGGGCGATGCGCTGACCCGCGCGGGCGAGGAGAAGCCGGAACTGGTCGTGGATTTCGCGACGTTGACGGGTGCGGCGCGCGTGGCGGTCGGCCCCGACCTGCCTGCGCTGTTCGCCAATGACGATGCGCTGGCGGCGGACATGGCGGCGGCCGGAACGGCGGTGGACGATCCGACCTGGCGGCTGCCCTTGTGGGACGGCTATGCCGATATGTTGAAGTCCGACGTGGCCGACATCAACAATGCGGGCGAAGGCGGCTTCGCCGGCGCGATCACGGCGGCGCTGTTCCTGAAACGCTTCGTGCCCGACGATACGCCCTGGCTGCATCTCGACACCTTCGCCTGGCGGCCGACGTCGAAACCGGGGCGGCCCAAGGGCGGGGAAGCGCTGGGCCTGCGCGCGGTTTTCAGGATGCTGCAACGGCGGTACCGGGCGCGCGCATAA